CGCCTTCACGTCCCAGCGGATCATCGCCTCGATGTCTGCCCGCCGCACGAAGGCATCGTCTTCGTTTCGCAGCAGATTCTCGAGCAGGATCTTGAGACTGAACGGGAGCGTGGCGGTGGTACCGCCCAGGTCACCCAGCCGGTAGACAGTGTACGTCTTGCCGTCGACGGCGAGCGCCGTGCGGCTGCCAAAGGAGTTCTTGCTTGTCATGGAATGGCCTCTCGATCACGGCCGCGCTGTGGGGCCGGGGCGAGGGTTCGCAGTGGAGCCACTGCCGTGTGGACGGCAGGCTGCCATCAAATCTAGCGCAACGCTTCGGGGCCGGCAGGATGATCCCGACCGGCATTGACGGACCCGCGCCCTGCGGTGTACATGATCCGCACCGCCGCACGCCGACACCGAGATGCCGGCGCTCATCCGAAGGCCGGTCGAAGGAATCGCCGGTAGCGCTTAGGTTTGGTCATGCCCGAATCCCAGGACGTCGTCGCCCTCGCACAGCGCCTCATGGCCATCGACTCCACGAGCGGCCGCGAGGGCGCCCTGATGACCCACGTCCACACGCTGCTCGAACAGCGCGGGTGGACGGTGACCCGCATCCCGGTAAGCGAGGGCCGATTCGCCGTGTTCGCCCGCGCCGGCGACGTACCCTTCGTCACCCTGTCCACGCACCTCGATACCGTGCCGCCCTATATCGCACCGCGCCTGGACGGCGACGTGCTCTGGGGACGTGGAGCGTGCGACGCCAAGGGCATCGCCTCGGCGATGATCTGCGCCGGCGACGTGCTCCGTGCCGAGGGGGCTCCCATTGCCCTGTTATTCGTGGTCGGTGAGGAGATCACGCATGACGGCGCGCACGCGTCCAATGCTTGGATCGCCCGGAGCGGGTTGAGGAGCCGCGCCATCGTGGACGGCGAGCCCACCGAGAGCCTGCTCGGCAGGGGCACCAAAGGCGCGATGCGCGTGATCGTGCGTACCAAGGGCGAGCCGGCGCATTCCGCCTATCCGCACCTCGGGCATTCGGCAATCGAGGATCTGGTTGGGCTGCTCGCCGAGTTACCCCACCTCGACCTGCCCCGCAGCGATCTGTTCGGCCCCACCACCGTCAACATCGGACAGATCAGCGGGGGCGTGGCCGATAATGTCGTCGCCCCATGGGCCGAAGCGCGGCTCATGGCCCGGACGGTGTCGCCGGCCGAAGACGCCATGCGCGTGCTGGAGCGGTGGGCCGCAGGCCGAGCCGAGCTGGAACAGGGCATCACCGTGCCGCCGGTCCAACTCGGCGTGCTTCCAGGCTTCGAGACGTCGGTCGTGGCGTTCGCCACCGACATACCCGAACTCGGCAATTGGGGCACCCCCTATCTATTCGGTCCCGGCTCCATCCACGTTGCGCACCGCGACGACGAGCACGTGCGGGTGGACGAGTTGCGCGCTGCGGTGGACGCCTACGCCCGACTGGCGCGCGCCTTGGGCTGAGCCGGGCCTACTTCCTTCCACGCCTCCGCCCACTTCGATACGGCGCCCAGCACGTGCTCGAGGGCGCGCCCTTTGGCGCTCAGCTCATACTCGACGCGCACCGGGGTGTTGGGCATGACCACACGCACCACGATGCCCTCACTCTCGAGTTCCTTGAGCCGCTCGGAGAGCATGCGGTCGCTCACTTCGGGAATGGCGTCCCGAATGTCGCAGTAGCGGGTGCGCCCCTTCATCAATACCTGCAGCACGGCGCCCGTCCACCGGCGACCTATCAACTCGATGGCCTTGTGGAAGTGGGGACAGACGGTGTTGGCCTGGTTGGACATGGCAAAAACCTCGGGCGAGCGGACGCACTTGACAAGAGTAACATCTTTTTTTAGAGTTACATATGAAAAGTAGGTAACACATCAACTAATTTCAAGTAGCGAGGCACCTATGAGCACCAAGACCACGTGGCAGATCGACACGGCGCACAGCGCTGCCGAGTTTGCCGTCAAGCATCTCATGATCTCCACGGTCAAAGGCTACTTCGCCGACGTGCAGGGCACGGTTACTGCGGACGACGCGAATCCCGCCGCATCGACGGTCGAAGTCACGATTGGCGTGGCCAGCATTGATACGCGGGACGACAAGCGTGATGCCCACCTCAAGTCCGGCGACTTCTTCGACGCCGAGCAGTACCCGACGATCAGGTTCACGGGCAAGCGCATCAACGGCTCGGTGGACGGCGAGTTCACGCTCGTCGGCGACCTGACCATCCGCGACGTGACACGCGAGGTTACCCTCGCCGTTGAATCGGCGGGGCGCGCCAGGGACCCGTGGGGCGGCGAGCGCGCCGGCTTCGCCGCGACCACGCGCATCAACCGCAAGGACTTTGGCCTCACGTGGAATGTGGCGTTGGAGGCGGGTGGCGTACTCGTGGGTGACGACGTCAAGATTTCCATCGACTTGCAGCTGGTGAAACAGGCCGCGCAGGCCGCGGCGTAACGGCCGGCCCCGTGGCGGGGGTGTTCGCACCCGCCGCCGGCGGGGAGCGGCAATGGAAGGCATGATGTCCATCGATCCGGGCACCGCGATTGGCGGGGTCCAGCTCCGCGTGAGCGACCTCGACCGGTCTCTCGCGTTCTATACGGACGTGTTGGGGCTCGACCTCCTTCACCACGCGGGCGATCACGCCTCGCTCGGTTCTGGCGGGCGCGCGCTCGTGGACTTGCGGAGAATCGCCGGTGCGGTGCGGCGCCCGCGGCGAAGCACGGGGGTGTACCACTTCGCCCTGCTCGTGCCGGGGCGCATCGACCTCGGCCATGCACTGGCGCGGCTGGCGGAGTCCCGTTGGCCGCTACAGGGCGCGTCCGACCATGGTGTGAGCGAAGCGCTCTATCTCGGCGATCCGGACGGCATCGGCATCGAGATCTATCGCGACCGGGAAAGGGGCGAATGGCCGGTGACCGGCGGTTTGCTGCAGATGGTCTCCGAGCCGCTCGACCTGCAGGCTCTGCTCGACGATGCGATCGCCGTGGGCATCGCGCCGCCGCGCGTTCCACCGCACACGCGCATGGGACACGTGCACCTGCAGGTGCGCGACCTCGATGAGGCCGACGCGTTCTACCATGGTGTGTTGGGGTTCGACGTCACGCAGCGCATGGCGTCGGGCGCGCTGTTCGTGTCGGCGGGCGGCTATCATCACCACCTCGGGCTCAACACCTGGGGGGTAACCGGCGCGCCGTCGGCGCCGGAGAATTCGCCGGGGCTCGACTACCTCCGGATTGTGCTGCCGGGTCGCGAGGCGCTCCACGCGGCGCGCGATGCCGTTTCGCACGCCGGGGCCACGGCGGAGCCGCACGATGGCGGATGGCTGGTGCGCGACCCGTCGTCCAACGCGGCGTTGCTCGCGGCGGGCTAAGGAACGAGCAGGTCCTCGCGGTCGGCGTCTTCGTCCGGTGCGCCGGGCGTGACGAGGTCGAGGCGCGCTGCCTTGATGGCCCGCGTGGGGCAGTGGCGCACGAAGTCGCCGTCGGCCGCGGACCACTCCACCGTTGCCTCGCGGGGCACCGCTGTTCCGTCGGTGGAATCGATCATCATGGTGTCGGGCGCCAGGGCCAGGCACAGCCCGCACTTGATGCAGTCCTTGCGCACGACGTGCAACTGGATCCGCTTGCGCGGATAGATGCCGGAGGACTGCTCGAGATAGACCTCGATGTGCTCCAGCGCCTTGACCGTGGCGCGGTATCCTTCGCGGATGTTCTGCTCGGCGTGGGCGAAGCTCAGCCAGTTCGAATCCACCTTGGGGCGGACGAGCAACATCGGCGGGCCTTTCCACTGCATGAGCGGCTCCAGCTGCAGGTGGTGCATCATCGTGGTGACCGCGCGCATGTAGATGGCGGCGAACCCCTGGGCGCCGATGCGCGGGATGGGGCGCACATCGGAACTGCCCACGTCCACGGCAATCATGGCGTCCATGCGGAGGGCTGCGGCGGCCGCGGGCAGATTGTCGATCACGCCGCCGTCCGCGCACAGCCGTCCGTCCACGCGCGCCGGAGGGAAGAAGCCCGGGAGCGCGCACGACGCGTACACCGTGTCGCGTACCGACACCTCGCGCAACCCGGGGAGGCCCCACACCACGCGGGTGGCGCGCTCCAGGTCCACCGTGTTCACCAGCAGCGGGCGGGGCAGATCCTCGAAGGTGCCCGGGGGAACGACCTCATCCACCACGTTGCGCAGCGGTTCGCCCAGGTAGATGGACGGCGACCGCATGCGTTCCATGACCATGCCGAGGTGGTTGATGCGGAACAGGTCGCGGCGGCGGAGTGATTCCGCACGCCGCGCCAACTCGTCAGCACTCAGTCCGTGCACCGCGGCGGCGGCGATGAGCGCGCCGATGCTCGTGCCGGCGTACACGGCGGGGCGGATGCCCCGTTCCTCGAGGGCCCTGATCACGCCGATGTGCGCGAAGCCCTTCACGCCCCCGCCGCCAAGGACGAGGGCGATTCGGGCCCTGGACGCGCGATCGGCGGCCAAGCTACTGGAAATAGTTGTAGAGGCCGAACAGACCGACGACGGCGCCTCCCACCATGACGATGGTGCCGGGGGAGCCGCCGATGAGCGCGCCGACGATAAGCGCCGCGCCGCCCACGATCATCATGGCGCGGGACTGCGTGCGGTCGTCGGCGGGAACCAGGGCGCCGGTCTGTGCGAGCGGAACGTTCTGGGGCGATGGCCGCACACCGACGGCCGACGAACGAAGAACGGGCCCGACGGTGGCGCTCGGGATCGTGCCGGCCTGGACGGCCAACACCGGCGCGCCCAGCGGAATCGATACGATCGGGCGGGTGGGCGCCTGGGCGCTGGCCGCGGCTGACGTGAGTGCCAGCGCGAATGCGAGGGTCAACGGGTAAACGCGTCGGGTCATGCGGGTCCTCCGGCAGGGTGTGTGCGTTGCGGCGCGCCCGACAATCGGCCCGCCGCGGTTACTAGAATGGTGGCGTCCCGAGCGCGCTCGGTCTAGTGTTGTACACGGTTCGCCGCCGCCGGCGCCCACCCGACGTCTACCCAGCCGACCCCGTCCCGCCATGACTCAGCGCGCTTCCATCGAATCCTCGCTCATCCGAGCCGTGGGCGTTTGGGGCCTCGCCGCGAGCATCGTCAATCTGATCATCGGGGGCGGGATATTCCGTATTCCCTCCGATCCGGCGGTGGCCGGGCTGCTGGGGGCGGCGGCGCCGCTCGCCTACTTGATGTGCGCCCTCGCCATGGGGCTGGTGGTCCTGTGCATGGCCGAGGCGGGCAGCCGGGTGTCACTCACCGGCGGTCCGTACATGTACGTCGAGACGGCGTTCGGCCCCTACGCCGGGTTCCTGGTCGGGGTGCTCATCTGGTCCATCGGCGCCACGGCGGTTCCGGCGATCTCGATGATCTTTGCGGATAATTTCGCGCGCGTGGTGCCGGGATTCGATTCCGCGGCGGCCAAGGTGGGGTTGCTGGTGGTCACGTACGCGATCGTGGTGTGGATCAACGTGCGCGGCGTGAAGCAGGGCACCCGGCTCATCGGCGCCGCCACGGTCGTCAAGCTGGCGCCGCTGGGGCTGCTCGTCGTGGTCGGCGCGTTTGGCCTCCATATGGAATATCTCAAACCAACGACGATGCCGCCCAAACACGACTTCGCCCGGGCGGCGATGGTGCTGGTGTTCGTGTTCGCCGGGTTCGAGAGCGCCCTCGTGCCGAGTGGCGAGGTGCGAGAGTCGTCGCGCACCGTGCCGCGTGCGCTGCTCCTGGCCATGAGCATGGTGACGCTGCTGTTCATCGCCCTCCAGCTCGTGGTGCAGGGCATCCTGGGGCCTCACCTCGTGGGCTCGGCCACCCCGCTGGCCGACGCCGCGGCAGTCGTCATGGGCCCGTGGGGCGCCCAGCTGTTCGCCGTGGCCGTCGTGCTGTCGACGTTCGGGTTCATGACCGGCATGGCACTGGCCATGCCGCGGGCCCTGTTCGCGTTCGCGCGCGACGGCTACGCGCCGCGCGCGCTGGCCGCGGTGCACCCCCGCTACCACACGCCGCACGTGGCCATCATCGCGCAGGCGGTGCTGACCGTGGTGCTGGCCGCCACCGGCGCGTTCGAGCGGCTGGTCGTGCTGGCCAATCTGGCGGCGCTCCTCGCCTACCTGGGATGTTGCGCCGCCGCGTTCGAACTGCGCCGGCGCGACGTGCGCGGCGCCGGCCAGCCGTTCCGCCTCCCGGGCGGCAACACCATCCCCGTTCTCGCCGCCGTGCTGGTGATCGCCCTCCTGTCGTCGGTCACGGTGCGGGAATGGCGGATTGCCGGACTCGTGCTCTCCGTCGCCACGCTGGTATTCGTGGCCACGCGCCGCTCTCGCGCCGAGCGCGCGGCTGCCGCCCCGGCCGTATGACCGATCCGCTGCTCGCCTTCCGCCCCGAATTCCCGATCCTCGCCCGCACCACGTACCTCGTATCCAATTCGCTGGGCGCCATGCCGCGTCACGTGCCCGACCGGCTCGCGGAGTACGTGGACGAGTGGGCCGAACAGGGGGTCCGGGCGTGGGGGCGGGCGTGGTGGGAGATGCCGGCGGCGCTGGGCGACGAGATCGCGCCCCTGATCGGGGCCAGCGCGGGCCAGGTGGTGATGGTGGGCAACGTCACGCTCGGCCAGGCCACGGTGCTCTCGGCGCTCGATTACCCGCCCGAACGAAATCGCATCGTGATGACCGAGTTGGATTTCCCCTCGGTCCGCTACGTCTACGACCGCCTGGCGACGCGCCTCGGCGCCGAGATCATCGTCGTGCCGGCAGCGCCCGACGGGATCAGTGTGGACGCCGACGCCGTGGCGGCGGCGATCGACGAGCGCACGCGACTCGTCTGTATCTCGCACGTCCTCTTCCGTTCGGCATTCGTGATGGATGTGGCACCGATCGCCCGGCGGGCGCACGAGATGGGCGCCCTGGTGTCGCTCGACGCGTTCCATTCGGTGGGCGTGCTGCCGGTGGACGTCCAGGCACTGGGCGTGGACTTTCTCACCGGCGGCGTCCTCAAGTGGCTGTGCGGCGGTCCCGGCGGCTGCTTCCTGTACGTCGCGCCCTGGATCCAGACCGCGCTCGAGCCGTCGCTCACCGGGTGGCAGGCGCACGCGAATCCGTTCGACTTCGAGACCGAGATGCGGTACACCGGTGGCATCTACCGGTGGCTCAACGGCACGCCGGCCATCCCCGCGCTGTACGCTGCCATCGAGGGCCCACGGCTCGTGCGGCGGGCCGGCGTGGCAGCGATCCGCGCCAAGAGCATGCAGCAGACGGCACGGTTGCTCGCGATGGCCGACGAGCGCGGGTACCCGGTCAAGACGCCGCGTGATCCGGCCCGTCGTGGAGGAACCGTTGCCTTCAACGTCCCCCACGCGTTCGAGGTATCGCAGTATCTTCTGTCGCGCGACGTGCTGGTGGATTTCCGTCCCAACGCGGGCATCCGCGTCGCGCCGCACTTCTACAACGCCGACGACGAACTCGACGCCGCCGTGGCGATGATGGACGAGGCGCTCACCACCGGCCGGTGGCGCGAGTTCGAGCTCCCACGTGGCACCGCCACCTGAATCGTGTTCCGATGAAGAAACCCACCGCTATCCGCCTGCGCCGGCGTTACGTGAACGACCGCACCCCGCTCGTCGTACTCCGCTTTGAAGACGGCCACGAGATCCGGGTCGCCAGGGGCCAGGGAAAGGAATTCGACGCCTACGAGGGCGAGACGATCAAGATCATCGCGATCTACGATCCCACCTCCGCGGAACGCGAGGTGCTCGACTCGCGCAAGGCCGAGGCGTTCGACCCCGCGTGATCCGGATCCTCCCGGACCTGCGCCGCGCGATCGCCGGCGGCGAGGCGGTGGTCGCGCTGGAGAGTTCTGTGATCGCGCAGGGGCTTCCCTCGCCCGCCAATCGCGACGCCGTTGAGCGGATGACGGCGGCGGTCCGTGGCGCGGGGGCGCACCCTGCGATCACGGCCGTGGTCCGCGGAGTGCCGGCGCTCGGGCTCGAGCCCGGCGAACTGGAGCGCTTCCTCACCGGGAACGGCGTGCGGAAGGTATCGGCCCGCGATCTGGCGCTGGCCGTCGTCCAAGGGGCCGATGGCGCCACGACGGTGGCGGCATCGCTCGCCCTCGCCCACCGGGCCGGCGTTCCGGTGTTCGCCACCGGCGGCATTGGCGGTGTGCACCGCGAACCGCCATTCGACGAATCCGCCGACCTGGTGGAACTCGCGCACACGCCAATGGTCGTCGTGTGCGCCGGCGCCAAGGCGATTCTCGACCTCCCGGCCACCATGGAGCGGCTGGAAACGCTCGGCGTGCCCGTGGTGGGTTTCCGGACGTCGGAGCTGCCCGGGTTCTACACCGTGGACACCGGGCTGCGGCTGAGCGCGCGCGCGGAATCGGCGGCGGAGATCGCCGCCATCTTCCGGGCCCACCGGGCACTGGGCCGGACTCAGGCGCTGGTGGTCGTGCAGCCGCCGCCGGCCGGCATCGCATTGCCGCGCGTCGAAGTGGAACGTGCCGTGCAGCACGCGCTGGACCGCGCGCGGGCCGACGGTGTACGGGGCGCCGCCGCCACGCCCTATTTGCTCGCGGCAGTGACGGCGGTCACCGACGGGCGGTCCCTCGGAGTGAACCTCGCGCTGCTCGAACGAAACGCTTGGTTGGCCGCGGAAGTCGCTGTAGCGATGGTCGGCGCCGGGTAGCGCATCAAAATGGCGCGTGTTGAAGCAAAACTCACCGTTGAACTTCGCGGCACGGTGATTGTACTATAGGCATGCCCTCTCGATTCGGAGGTCTTCGTCCTCATGCCCACCCCGTTCCTGAGTTCCGAGGAGTACGATGAACGTGCCCACCAACTCTACAACGAGGGGTTGTATGACGAAGCCCTGGACGTCTTGCGTGAGGGGCTGGCGCTCTACCCGAATTCGGTAGAGCTGCACATCGGCGTCGGCTATGCGCGCCTGGCCCGCGAGGAATTTCCGTGGGCGCGGCGGAGCTTCGAGCAGGCGCTCGTGCTCGAGCCCGACCACGAAGATGCGCTGGCCGGGATCGGCGAGACGCTGCTCAAGTTCGGCCAGGAAGACGCCGCGGTCCGGTGTTTCAATCGGATCTTCGAGCTCGGGTACAGCGACGACCTCGATCTCATGCTGCAGGTCGGGCGGGCCCTGTTCCGCGAGGCGTCGTTCCGCGAACGGCCGGCGCTGTTCGAATTGGCGCTCGAATTCTTCGAACAGGCCAGGGAGCAGGCGCCCGAGATGGCCGAGGCGATTGCGTGCGTCGGCTACGCGCAGCACCGGCTGGGCGACGACACCTCGTCCATCCAAGCGCTGCGCGCGGCGCTGCAGATCGACGCCGACCACGCCGAAGCGCGCATCTACCTGGCTAACATCCTGTACGATCGCGCCGAGTACGAGGGCGCACTCTAC
The window above is part of the Gemmatimonadaceae bacterium genome. Proteins encoded here:
- a CDS encoding VOC family protein, whose translation is MEGMMSIDPGTAIGGVQLRVSDLDRSLAFYTDVLGLDLLHHAGDHASLGSGGRALVDLRRIAGAVRRPRRSTGVYHFALLVPGRIDLGHALARLAESRWPLQGASDHGVSEALYLGDPDGIGIEIYRDRERGEWPVTGGLLQMVSEPLDLQALLDDAIAVGIAPPRVPPHTRMGHVHLQVRDLDEADAFYHGVLGFDVTQRMASGALFVSAGGYHHHLGLNTWGVTGAPSAPENSPGLDYLRIVLPGREALHAARDAVSHAGATAEPHDGGWLVRDPSSNAALLAAG
- a CDS encoding aminotransferase class V-fold PLP-dependent enzyme, whose protein sequence is MTDPLLAFRPEFPILARTTYLVSNSLGAMPRHVPDRLAEYVDEWAEQGVRAWGRAWWEMPAALGDEIAPLIGASAGQVVMVGNVTLGQATVLSALDYPPERNRIVMTELDFPSVRYVYDRLATRLGAEIIVVPAAPDGISVDADAVAAAIDERTRLVCISHVLFRSAFVMDVAPIARRAHEMGALVSLDAFHSVGVLPVDVQALGVDFLTGGVLKWLCGGPGGCFLYVAPWIQTALEPSLTGWQAHANPFDFETEMRYTGGIYRWLNGTPAIPALYAAIEGPRLVRRAGVAAIRAKSMQQTARLLAMADERGYPVKTPRDPARRGGTVAFNVPHAFEVSQYLLSRDVLVDFRPNAGIRVAPHFYNADDELDAAVAMMDEALTTGRWREFELPRGTAT
- a CDS encoding tetratricopeptide repeat protein; this encodes MPTPFLSSEEYDERAHQLYNEGLYDEALDVLREGLALYPNSVELHIGVGYARLAREEFPWARRSFEQALVLEPDHEDALAGIGETLLKFGQEDAAVRCFNRIFELGYSDDLDLMLQVGRALFREASFRERPALFELALEFFEQAREQAPEMAEAIACVGYAQHRLGDDTSSIQALRAALQIDADHAEARIYLANILYDRAEYEGALYHFERTRPDDHWDELGIWRLIELKRSIYKLDESDAELTPWHARLAELGDDADDLEDVLLDLDEGGEESDERAAPRNQLEMFGTLLSGLVERDDAQGAHPHQVVGGDGMSFEGSWEEIVTHMRDAEDTHAASSIEDYMRGRARHVLTQTGIQLPIHDAESFLRASARAGLLRIVR
- a CDS encoding YceI family protein, whose translation is MSTKTTWQIDTAHSAAEFAVKHLMISTVKGYFADVQGTVTADDANPAASTVEVTIGVASIDTRDDKRDAHLKSGDFFDAEQYPTIRFTGKRINGSVDGEFTLVGDLTIRDVTREVTLAVESAGRARDPWGGERAGFAATTRINRKDFGLTWNVALEAGGVLVGDDVKISIDLQLVKQAAQAAA
- a CDS encoding M20/M25/M40 family metallo-hydrolase, whose translation is MPESQDVVALAQRLMAIDSTSGREGALMTHVHTLLEQRGWTVTRIPVSEGRFAVFARAGDVPFVTLSTHLDTVPPYIAPRLDGDVLWGRGACDAKGIASAMICAGDVLRAEGAPIALLFVVGEEITHDGAHASNAWIARSGLRSRAIVDGEPTESLLGRGTKGAMRVIVRTKGEPAHSAYPHLGHSAIEDLVGLLAELPHLDLPRSDLFGPTTVNIGQISGGVADNVVAPWAEARLMARTVSPAEDAMRVLERWAAGRAELEQGITVPPVQLGVLPGFETSVVAFATDIPELGNWGTPYLFGPGSIHVAHRDDEHVRVDELRAAVDAYARLARALG
- a CDS encoding APC family permease; translation: MTQRASIESSLIRAVGVWGLAASIVNLIIGGGIFRIPSDPAVAGLLGAAAPLAYLMCALAMGLVVLCMAEAGSRVSLTGGPYMYVETAFGPYAGFLVGVLIWSIGATAVPAISMIFADNFARVVPGFDSAAAKVGLLVVTYAIVVWINVRGVKQGTRLIGAATVVKLAPLGLLVVVGAFGLHMEYLKPTTMPPKHDFARAAMVLVFVFAGFESALVPSGEVRESSRTVPRALLLAMSMVTLLFIALQLVVQGILGPHLVGSATPLADAAAVVMGPWGAQLFAVAVVLSTFGFMTGMALAMPRALFAFARDGYAPRALAAVHPRYHTPHVAIIAQAVLTVVLAATGAFERLVVLANLAALLAYLGCCAAAFELRRRDVRGAGQPFRLPGGNTIPVLAAVLVIALLSSVTVREWRIAGLVLSVATLVFVATRRSRAERAAAAPAV
- a CDS encoding patatin-like phospholipase family protein; translated protein: MAADRASRARIALVLGGGGVKGFAHIGVIRALEERGIRPAVYAGTSIGALIAAAAVHGLSADELARRAESLRRRDLFRINHLGMVMERMRSPSIYLGEPLRNVVDEVVPPGTFEDLPRPLLVNTVDLERATRVVWGLPGLREVSVRDTVYASCALPGFFPPARVDGRLCADGGVIDNLPAAAAALRMDAMIAVDVGSSDVRPIPRIGAQGFAAIYMRAVTTMMHHLQLEPLMQWKGPPMLLVRPKVDSNWLSFAHAEQNIREGYRATVKALEHIEVYLEQSSGIYPRKRIQLHVVRKDCIKCGLCLALAPDTMMIDSTDGTAVPREATVEWSAADGDFVRHCPTRAIKAARLDLVTPGAPDEDADREDLLVP
- a CDS encoding winged helix-turn-helix transcriptional regulator, which translates into the protein MSNQANTVCPHFHKAIELIGRRWTGAVLQVLMKGRTRYCDIRDAIPEVSDRMLSERLKELESEGIVVRVVMPNTPVRVEYELSAKGRALEHVLGAVSKWAEAWKEVGPAQPKARASRA
- a CDS encoding pseudouridine-5'-phosphate glycosidase is translated as MIRILPDLRRAIAGGEAVVALESSVIAQGLPSPANRDAVERMTAAVRGAGAHPAITAVVRGVPALGLEPGELERFLTGNGVRKVSARDLALAVVQGADGATTVAASLALAHRAGVPVFATGGIGGVHREPPFDESADLVELAHTPMVVVCAGAKAILDLPATMERLETLGVPVVGFRTSELPGFYTVDTGLRLSARAESAAEIAAIFRAHRALGRTQALVVVQPPPAGIALPRVEVERAVQHALDRARADGVRGAAATPYLLAAVTAVTDGRSLGVNLALLERNAWLAAEVAVAMVGAG